TGAGGTCTGTCGGTAGCAGTGgtaggaggaaggctctgatgaGGTCTGTCAGTAGCAGTGGTAGGAGGAGGGCTCTGATGAGGTCTGTCAGTAGCAGTGGTAGGAGGAGGGCTCTGATGAGGTCTGTCAGTAGCAGTGGTAGGAGGAGGCCTCTGATGAGGTCTGTCAGTAGCAGTGGTAGGAGGAGGGCTCTGATGAGGTCTGTCAGTAGCAGTGGTAGGAGGAGGGCTCTCTGATGAGGTCTGTCAGTAGCAGTGGTAGGAGGAGGGCTCTTATGAGATCTGTCAGTAGCAGTGGTAGGAGGAGGGCTCTGATGAGGTCTATCAGTAGCAGTGATAGGAGGAGGGCTCTGACGCTGATGAGGTCTGTCAGTAGCAGTGGTAGGAGGAGGCCTCTGATGAGGTCTGTCAGTACCAGTGGTAGGAGGAGGGCTCTGATGAGGTCTGTCAGTAGCAGTGGTAGGAGGAGGCCTCTGATGAGGTCTGTCAGTAGCAGTGGTAGGAGGAGGGCTCTGATGAGGTCTGTCAGTAGCAGTGGTAGGAGGAGGGGTTCTGATGAGGTCTGTCAGTAGCAGTGGTAGGAGGAGGGCTCTGATGAGGTCTGTCAGTAGCAGTGGTAGGAAAAGGGCTCTGATGAGGTCTGTCAGTAGCAGTGGTAGGAGGAGGCCTCCGATGAGGTCTGTCAGTAGCAGTGGTAGGAGGAGGCCTCTGATGAGGTCTGTCAGTAGCAGTGGTAGGAGGAGGGCTCTGATGAGGTCTGTCAGTAGCAGTGGTCGGAGGACGGCTCTGATGAGGTCTGTCAGTAGCAGTGGTCGGAGGAGGCCTCTGATGAGGTCTGTCAGTAGCAGTGGTAGGAGGAGGGCTCTGATGAGGTCTGTCAGTAGCAGTGGTAGGAGGAGGGCTCCGATGAGGTCTGTCAGTAGCAGTGGTAGGAGGAGGCCTCTGATGAGGTCTGTCAGTAGCAGTGGTAGGAGGAGGGCTCTGATGAGGTCTGTCAGTAGCAGTGGTAGGAGGAGGGCTCTCTGATGAGGTCTGTCAGTAGCAGTGGTAGGAGGAGGCCTCTGATGAGGTCTGTCAGTACCAGTGGTAGGAGGAGGGCTCTGATGAGGTctgtcagtagcagtagtaggaggaGGGCTCTGATGAGGTCTGTCAGTAGCAGTGATAGGAGGAGGGCTCTGATGAGGTCTGTCAGTAGCAGTGGTAGGAGGAGGCCTCCGATGAGGTCTGTCAGTAGCAGTGGTAGGAGGAGGCCTCTGATGAGGTCTGTCAGTAGCAGTGGTAGGAGGAGGGCTCTGATGAGGTCTGTCAGTAGCAGTGGTAGGAGGAGGGCTCTGATGAGGTCTGTCAGTAGCAGTGGTAGGAGGAGGCCTCTGATGAGGTCTGTCAGTAGCAGTGGTAGGAGGAGGGCTCTGATGAGGTCTGTCAGTAGCAGTGGTAGGAGGAGGGCTCTGATGAGGTCTGTCAGTAGCAGTGGTAGGAGGAGGCCTCTGATGAGGTCTGTCAGTAGCAGTGGTAGGAGGAGGCCTCTGATGAGGTCTGTCAGTAGCAGTGGTAGGAGGACGGCTCTGATGAGGTCTGTCAGTAGCAGTGGTAGGAGGAGGGCTCTGATGAGGTCTGTCAGTAGCAGTGGTAGGAGGAGGGCTCTGATGAGGTCTGTCAGTAGCAGTGGTAGGGTCGTtccctgtgtgactgtgtgcatTGCTGTTATTCTCTGTGTTGTTTATAGCAGAATCATTGAGAGTATCACCGACTGGGTCGTAGTATTCTGTTGTGCTACTGGCAGATATATCATCTTTGTAGGTACTGACAGTGCTATTAAAAATGTCACTGAATGAATTGTCAACCTCTGTATAGTTTCCATCAGTGCCATTAGAAAGGTCAGCGAATATGTTATTGTCCACTGGGTAATCAGTAGCAGAGCCATTTAAAACACCACTGAATGTTTTGTTAGAGTATTCTGAGGTGTCTGTGTTCTTAGTTAGCCAGGTGGCGGTGTTGATACCAAGTGCTGAGCTGGTGGAGTCGTGTACTTCATCAGTAGCATCATCCGTCTCCTTATCCGGGACCCCACACCTTGGCTTGTTCATGGCAGCCTTGGTGGCGTCGTCAAACCGCCCTGTGACAGACAGGCCGGACACCATCTGGAAGTCTCTGAGAGCTGAGATGAAGGCTTGGCTTTCAGTGGGATTTGGAGAGtcttcgtcatcatcatcatcatcatcagtctCTGCACGTGACAACGATGAGTCTCCCTCCTGTATCCCAGATAGGTCTTCCTCCCCGGGAAAGTCTTCATCGTTAGAAATGCCTGTTGATTGGTCAAACTGGAGCTCCTCCCAGTTCACCGGTCTTATGAAGCCGTACCTTGAGAGAAATAGCTGGAAATATGGCATGTTGTTAAAACAGCTGGTAGAACTAACACCTCTAGAACATCTAACAGGAAATAACCTAGTCTGGGCATCAGTCTGTTTAGATAACATtcctctagtctgggtaccagtctgtttagataACATtcctctagtctgggtaccagtctgtttagataACAATCCACTCGTctaggtaccagtctgtttagataACATTCCACTAGTCTGGCTACCAGTTTAAGATGATCTACTTCCTATCCAAATCTTCTCTTTTATTATCTATTATGTAAAGGATGATCTACTTCCTATCCAGATCTTGTATTTTATTATCTATGATCTAAGTTGTCTACTTCCTATCCAGATCTTGTCTTGTATGATCTATTATCTAAGTTGTCTACTTCCTATCCAGATCTTGTATTTTATTATCTATGATCTAAGTTGTCTACTTCCTATCCAGATCTTGT
The Oncorhynchus tshawytscha isolate Ot180627B unplaced genomic scaffold, Otsh_v2.0 Un_contig_2580_pilon_pilon, whole genome shotgun sequence DNA segment above includes these coding regions:
- the mmp21 gene encoding matrix metallopeptidase-21 isoform X1; translation: MLILLQLINVLLLTNIGSTDAEKLFHSRDHSDLEIPSSHQAELITDQDTAELFLSRYGFIRPVNWEELQFDQSTGISNDEDFPGEEDLSGIQEGDSSLSRAETDDDDDDDEDSPNPTESQAFISALRDFQMVSGLSVTGRFDDATKAAMNKPRCGVPDKETDDATDEVHDSTSSALGINTATWLTKNTDTSEYSNKTFSGVLNGSATDYPVDNNIFADLSNGTDGNYTEVDNSFSDIFNSTVSTYKDDISASSTTEYYDPVGDTLNDSAINNTENNSNAHSHTGNDPTTATDRPHQSPPPTTATDRPHQSPPPTTATDRPHQSRPPTTATDRPHQRPPPTTATDRPHQRPPPTTATDRPHQSPPPTTATDRPHQSPPPTTATDRPHQRPPPTTATDRPHQSPPPTTATDRPHQSPPPTTATDRPHQRPPPTTATDRPHRRPPPTTATDRPHQSPPPITATDRPHQSPPPTTATDRPHQSPPPTTGTDRPHQRPPPTTATDRPHQRALLLPLLLTDLIRALLLPLLLTDLIRGLLLPLLLTDLIGALLLPLLLTDLIRALLLPLLLTDLIRGLLRPLLLTDLIRAVLRPLLLTDLIRALLLPLLLTDLIRGLLLPLLLTDLIGGLLLPLLLTDLIRALFLPLLLTDLIRALLLPLLLTDLIRTPPPTTATDRPHQSPPPTTATDRPHQRPPPTTATDRPHQSPPPTTGTDRPHQRPPPTTATDRPHQRQSPPPITATDRPHQSPPPTTATDRSHKSPPPTTATDRPHQRALLLPLLLTDLIRALLLPLLLTDLIRGLLLPLLLTDLIRALLLPLLLTDLIRALLLPLLLTDLIRAFLLPLLPTDLIRALLLPLLMTDLIRALLLPLLLTDLIRGLLLPLLLTDLIGALLLPLLLTDLIRALLLPLLPTDLIRALLLPLLLTDLIGALFLPLLPTDLIGALLLPLLPTDLIGAPLLPLLLTDLIRGLLLPLLLTDLIRALLLPLLLTDLISIRTAWPHCCPSGGRRDMWGDVHGETWHSPKWC